The following are encoded in a window of Thermoanaerobacter ethanolicus JW 200 genomic DNA:
- a CDS encoding substrate-binding domain-containing protein, whose product MNICKHVLSNNKKNDYINSANEKGIYDAINYLIQNGHKKIGFIGNNEWSYSFKKRYQAYIMYMEEFKIQIDDKFVWLDINLKGPNFLEDMDYFKKKINVNDTDFPTAWICANDKIALAFMRSLSELNIKVPEDVSVIGFDNIEMGAISYPPLTTINVPKQQLGVKAIQQLVYRINNPEKIYEDIRLNTNLIVRGSVKKIT is encoded by the coding sequence ATGAATATTTGTAAACACGTGTTAAGTAACAATAAGAAAAATGACTATATCAATTCGGCGAATGAAAAAGGGATTTATGATGCAATAAATTACTTAATTCAAAATGGGCATAAAAAAATAGGATTTATTGGTAATAACGAATGGTCATATAGTTTTAAAAAACGTTATCAAGCGTATATTATGTATATGGAAGAATTTAAGATACAAATCGACGACAAATTTGTGTGGCTTGATATAAATTTAAAAGGGCCAAATTTTTTAGAAGACATGGATTATTTTAAAAAGAAAATAAATGTAAATGATACTGATTTTCCAACCGCTTGGATATGTGCCAATGATAAAATTGCATTGGCATTTATGAGGTCTTTGTCTGAATTAAATATAAAAGTTCCTGAAGACGTTTCTGTGATTGGCTTTGATAATATTGAGATGGGAGCGATTTCTTATCCTCCTTTAACTACTATAAATGTTCCTAAACAACAATTAGGCGTAAAAGCTATTCAACAACTTGTATATCGAATAAATAATCCAGAGAAAATATATGAGGATATTAGGTTAAACACGAATCTAATTGTTCGTGGTTCGGTAAAAAAAATTACGTAA
- a CDS encoding ABC transporter substrate-binding protein — MRRLLSLLLVLMLIMGALAGCGQKSQETSDKSNQQNANTQQVAQETTYQRNETVYFGGGLWSPPSNWNPLTPWNAVTGTVGLIYETLFNYDPLKNEFIPWLAEKGEWTSDNTYQITLRDGLTWQDGKPLTSEDVKFTFEIAKQYSEIYYSPMWQWLQSIETPDNKTVIFKFSTVNYHEWAYNLYQIPIIPKHIWADKSKDDMLNGANEKAIGSGPYLFDTYSNDRMVYKRNDNWWGIKAMNMTPAPKRIVYLIVPSNNVALGMLMKGELDLSNFFLPGIKTLKANYGITTFYDNPPYMIPDNTVFMFINTTKSPLNNVELRKAMAYAINPKVIAEKVYENQVEPANPLGFVPAKAWEEYYDKNVVNKYGYTYDPEKAKSILDAAGFKLGSDGVRTAPDGKRFKLEISVPYGWTDWMEAAKIVADQLKVVGIDAEAKFPDYSKYYEDLTKGTFDLSFNNFGSQVTSTPWTLYNWLFNKVQENGPQNNGNFGRFDVPGLQDLIAKFNQTKLGSPEAKQAAAQLEEIFLKNMPAIPLWYNGLWFQASNAAWENWPTEHDPYAYPVTWGGRWQTGGTMMLMKIKPKASQ; from the coding sequence ATGAGAAGGCTGTTAAGTCTATTATTAGTGTTAATGCTAATAATGGGCGCATTAGCAGGCTGTGGACAAAAGAGTCAAGAAACAAGCGATAAATCGAACCAGCAAAATGCAAATACACAGCAAGTTGCACAGGAGACAACATATCAAAGAAACGAAACAGTATACTTTGGAGGTGGATTATGGAGCCCGCCCAGCAACTGGAATCCGCTAACACCATGGAATGCTGTAACAGGTACAGTTGGATTAATTTATGAAACACTATTCAACTATGACCCGCTTAAAAACGAATTCATACCATGGTTAGCAGAGAAAGGTGAATGGACCTCTGATAATACTTATCAAATCACTTTAAGAGACGGGCTCACATGGCAAGATGGAAAACCTTTAACATCAGAGGACGTAAAATTCACCTTTGAAATAGCAAAACAATATTCTGAGATTTATTATAGCCCAATGTGGCAATGGTTGCAATCTATAGAGACACCGGACAACAAAACAGTAATATTTAAGTTCTCAACTGTAAACTATCATGAATGGGCATATAACTTATATCAAATACCTATTATTCCAAAGCATATATGGGCAGATAAGTCAAAAGATGATATGTTAAATGGTGCAAATGAAAAGGCTATAGGTTCAGGACCCTATTTATTTGACACTTATAGCAATGATCGTATGGTTTACAAGAGGAATGACAACTGGTGGGGCATAAAAGCAATGAATATGACCCCAGCACCAAAGAGAATAGTTTATTTAATTGTGCCTAGTAACAACGTTGCATTGGGAATGCTAATGAAAGGTGAATTAGATTTAAGTAACTTTTTCCTTCCAGGTATAAAGACTTTGAAAGCTAACTACGGTATAACGACTTTTTATGATAATCCGCCATATATGATTCCAGATAATACTGTGTTTATGTTTATCAATACCACTAAATCTCCATTAAACAATGTTGAATTAAGGAAAGCAATGGCATATGCGATCAATCCTAAGGTAATAGCAGAAAAAGTATATGAAAATCAAGTAGAACCAGCAAATCCATTAGGATTTGTGCCGGCTAAGGCTTGGGAAGAATATTATGATAAAAATGTAGTTAATAAATATGGCTATACCTATGATCCAGAAAAAGCGAAATCAATTTTGGATGCAGCAGGATTTAAATTAGGAAGTGATGGAGTAAGGACAGCACCCGATGGAAAAAGATTTAAGTTAGAGATTAGTGTGCCATATGGTTGGACAGATTGGATGGAAGCAGCTAAAATTGTTGCAGATCAATTAAAGGTAGTAGGAATCGATGCAGAAGCTAAATTTCCAGATTATAGTAAATATTATGAGGATTTAACGAAAGGAACATTTGATTTATCATTTAATAACTTTGGCAGCCAAGTCACGTCAACTCCATGGACTTTGTATAATTGGCTATTTAACAAAGTTCAAGAAAACGGTCCTCAGAATAATGGAAACTTTGGGCGCTTTGATGTGCCAGGATTACAAGACTTAATAGCAAAATTTAACCAAACAAAGCTAGGAAGTCCAGAAGCCAAGCAAGCAGCTGCACAACTTGAAGAGATTTTCTTAAAGAATATGCCAGCTATACCACTTTGGTACAATGGTCTCTGGTTCCAAGCATCAAATGCAGCATGGGAGAATTGGCCAACAGAACATGACCCATATGCTTATCCAGTTACTTGGGGTGGCAGATGGCAAACAGGTGGGACAATGATGTTGATGAAGATAAAACCGAAAGCTTCGCAATAA
- a CDS encoding ABC transporter permease encodes MLRYLIKKLYIYILTFFFAVTIDWLIPRFMPGDPILVLVSRFSGLPESAKVMYGYLIKAFGLDLPLWKQYLNFWIALFKGDLGISIYMYPKPVLDVIAQAIPYTLVVLLPSILLSWIVGNYIGAVAARHRSLDSRMLPIFYIITSIPYMWLGILLAWALGVVFGIFPIAGAYSFSMRPNWSWQFVVDFLRHWILPFLSLFIVQIGGWAIGMRNLIIYELEANYSRYLEALGASEGLIRRYAFKNAILPQITGLALQLGTIVAGSIATEVVFSYPGMGYMLLQGILNQDYFLVQGVFLFIIIGVLLANFLVDILYMIVDPRIRLGLGGENV; translated from the coding sequence ATGTTACGGTATTTAATAAAGAAGTTGTACATTTACATTTTGACTTTCTTTTTTGCAGTAACTATTGACTGGCTAATCCCCAGGTTTATGCCTGGGGACCCCATTCTTGTATTAGTTTCAAGATTTTCGGGGCTACCAGAGTCAGCAAAAGTAATGTATGGGTATCTAATCAAAGCTTTTGGCTTAGATCTACCTTTATGGAAACAATACCTTAACTTTTGGATAGCATTGTTTAAAGGTGATTTAGGAATTAGCATTTATATGTATCCTAAACCGGTTCTAGATGTTATAGCACAAGCTATACCTTACACATTAGTAGTGTTATTGCCATCAATTTTACTAAGTTGGATAGTAGGGAACTATATAGGAGCAGTAGCAGCGAGACATAGAAGCTTAGATTCCAGAATGTTACCAATTTTTTATATAATTACATCTATACCATACATGTGGTTAGGAATACTATTAGCATGGGCATTAGGAGTTGTTTTTGGGATTTTCCCTATTGCAGGAGCTTATAGTTTTAGTATGAGACCGAATTGGTCATGGCAATTTGTAGTGGACTTTTTAAGACATTGGATATTGCCTTTTTTGTCTCTCTTTATAGTGCAAATTGGTGGTTGGGCGATAGGTATGAGGAATTTGATAATATATGAACTTGAAGCCAATTATTCAAGATATTTAGAAGCGTTAGGAGCATCAGAAGGGCTTATTAGGCGATATGCCTTTAAAAATGCTATACTTCCACAGATTACAGGTTTAGCCTTACAATTAGGTACAATCGTAGCAGGGTCCATAGCAACAGAAGTAGTATTTTCTTATCCAGGAATGGGATATATGTTATTGCAAGGTATATTAAATCAGGATTATTTTTTGGTACAAGGAGTCTTCTTGTTTATAATCATAGGGGTATTACTTGCGAATTTCTTAGTTGATATACTATACATGATTGTTGATCCAAGAATTAGACTAGGACTTGGAGGAGAAAATGTATGA
- a CDS encoding ABC transporter permease, translating to MKEFIYFAFKNTKFKIGLTILLFFLILAIIGPYISHYKDPLEYVSMSNLPPSRENWLGTTTFGQDVFTQFVYGLRSTFFIGLFGGGLATIIGLLIGFIAGYKGGLLDDLLMMLTNILIVIPTLALLIIIAAYLPYRGIGIQSVIIGLTAWPWTARAVRAQTLSLRSREFVNLAKITALRPLKIVLEEIAPNMMSYVVMVFILQFAGAILAAVGLDFIGLGPTRGISLGLMMQYSVLWNAIQLGMWWWFVPPGLAITMIVSSLYFLNIGLDEIFNPRLREE from the coding sequence ATGAAAGAGTTTATATATTTTGCGTTTAAAAACACGAAATTTAAGATAGGCTTGACAATATTACTATTTTTTCTGATATTGGCTATAATTGGACCTTATATTTCTCACTATAAAGATCCATTGGAGTATGTCAGTATGAGCAATCTTCCTCCAAGCAGAGAAAACTGGTTAGGGACAACAACCTTTGGGCAAGATGTCTTTACCCAGTTTGTATACGGACTCAGGTCGACATTTTTTATTGGGTTATTTGGAGGAGGACTTGCCACAATAATAGGGCTTTTAATTGGTTTTATAGCAGGATACAAAGGCGGATTATTAGACGACCTTTTAATGATGTTGACGAACATATTAATAGTAATACCTACCTTAGCTTTACTCATAATCATAGCAGCCTATTTACCCTATAGAGGAATAGGGATACAAAGCGTGATAATAGGTTTGACAGCATGGCCATGGACAGCAAGGGCTGTACGTGCCCAAACACTTTCTTTAAGGTCAAGAGAGTTTGTGAATTTAGCTAAAATAACAGCATTGAGACCATTAAAAATAGTTTTAGAAGAAATAGCGCCAAACATGATGTCTTATGTAGTAATGGTATTCATATTGCAGTTTGCAGGAGCAATATTAGCAGCAGTAGGATTGGATTTTATAGGATTGGGACCAACAAGGGGAATTTCATTAGGCTTAATGATGCAGTACTCAGTATTATGGAACGCAATCCAACTAGGAATGTGGTGGTGGTTTGTTCCTCCAGGGTTGGCAATCACAATGATAGTCAGTTCCTTATATTTTCTCAATATAGGTCTTGACGAAATATTTAATCCAAGGCTGAGGGAGGAGTGA
- a CDS encoding ABC transporter ATP-binding protein has product MIQIEGLRIYYKTLHGDAKALDDVTFTINDKEILGIAGESGCGKSTLGNSLILLKPPMKYVSGEVKINGEKLPIDNNTEMRRYRYKKISLIPQYAMDALNPTRKIGRIIRDLVGQHKIKYEGIEKRLHERLNMVKLSKDVLNMYPFELSGGMKQRLVLVISTLLNPDLLIADEVTSALDVSSQKAVSLMFKEFRDREIVNSIIFITHDIAVLYQIADRIVIMYAGKVAEIGPTEEIIANPLHPYTKALIKSLPNAGIRHTKEKLEGIPGHPPNLINPPAGCRFRDRCPFADENCLEEPPLKEINKGRLVACWKVKDL; this is encoded by the coding sequence TTGATACAAATAGAAGGATTACGAATTTATTACAAAACATTGCATGGTGACGCCAAAGCATTAGATGATGTAACTTTTACAATAAATGACAAAGAAATATTAGGTATAGCAGGGGAATCAGGCTGTGGTAAGTCAACCCTGGGTAATTCATTGATACTTTTAAAGCCGCCAATGAAATATGTATCAGGAGAGGTAAAGATTAACGGAGAAAAATTGCCAATAGACAATAATACTGAAATGAGGAGGTATCGTTATAAGAAAATTTCTCTTATTCCTCAATATGCTATGGATGCTTTAAATCCCACCCGCAAAATAGGGAGGATAATAAGGGACTTAGTAGGGCAACACAAAATAAAATATGAGGGAATAGAAAAAAGGCTACATGAACGTTTAAATATGGTAAAACTTTCAAAAGATGTTCTTAATATGTATCCTTTTGAACTCTCAGGTGGGATGAAGCAGAGGCTAGTATTGGTAATATCGACTTTATTAAATCCCGACCTCTTAATAGCAGACGAAGTCACATCAGCCCTTGATGTATCTTCTCAGAAAGCAGTTTCGCTGATGTTTAAGGAGTTTAGAGATAGGGAGATAGTAAACTCAATAATATTTATTACCCATGATATAGCAGTTTTATACCAAATAGCGGATAGGATAGTTATAATGTATGCAGGGAAAGTAGCGGAAATTGGTCCGACAGAAGAAATAATAGCGAATCCTTTGCATCCCTATACAAAAGCTCTGATTAAATCATTGCCTAATGCAGGAATACGTCATACAAAAGAAAAATTAGAGGGTATCCCTGGTCATCCTCCCAATCTCATAAATCCTCCAGCAGGATGTAGATTTAGAGATAGATGTCCATTTGCAGATGAAAACTGTTTAGAAGAGCCACCACTTAAAGAAATCAATAAAGGCCGCCTTGTGGCTTGTTGGAAGGTGAAGGATTTATGA
- a CDS encoding ABC transporter ATP-binding protein translates to MIKAKNLTKVFNSGFLFSKNTITAVDEVNFEIGKGEILALVGESGSGKSTIGKMMLKLLKPSGGQILLEDKDIFSISNNKEFYSKVQGIFQDPYSSFNPIFKVNRIFKLVRQSFKKEVPASEWNDRVENVLKKVGLNAGDVLNKYIHQLSGGQLQRLLIARALLMDVEVLVADEITSMLDASTRVDVLEALLSLKEIGAAIMFITHDLSQAYYISDKIVVLYRGSVVEMGSIEKVFSNPRHPYTQMLLDSIPQLDRKWETDRIDIEDSDKKQAIWKEGLCKYIDRCPIADTSCFKPTLKLVEEDHYVACVKL, encoded by the coding sequence ATGATCAAAGCAAAGAATCTTACAAAGGTTTTTAATTCAGGGTTTTTGTTTAGTAAAAACACAATAACAGCAGTAGATGAAGTAAATTTTGAAATAGGCAAAGGAGAGATTTTAGCTTTAGTAGGTGAAAGTGGCAGTGGAAAGTCTACAATAGGTAAAATGATGTTAAAATTGCTAAAACCAAGTGGTGGCCAAATTTTACTTGAGGACAAGGATATCTTTAGCATATCAAATAACAAAGAGTTTTACTCAAAAGTTCAAGGAATTTTTCAAGACCCATATTCCTCTTTTAATCCTATATTTAAAGTAAATAGAATATTTAAATTAGTAAGACAATCCTTTAAAAAAGAAGTGCCTGCATCAGAATGGAATGATAGAGTAGAAAATGTATTAAAGAAAGTGGGACTGAATGCTGGAGATGTGTTAAACAAGTATATACACCAATTGAGTGGAGGACAGCTTCAAAGATTATTAATAGCAAGGGCGCTACTGATGGATGTAGAGGTATTAGTAGCAGATGAAATTACTAGTATGTTAGATGCTTCAACTCGTGTAGATGTTTTAGAAGCATTGCTTAGCTTAAAAGAAATAGGAGCTGCTATAATGTTTATTACCCATGACCTTTCGCAGGCGTATTATATAAGCGATAAGATAGTGGTTTTGTATAGAGGGTCAGTTGTAGAGATGGGCTCAATAGAAAAAGTCTTTTCTAATCCGAGACATCCTTATACACAGATGCTATTAGACTCAATACCACAATTAGACAGAAAATGGGAAACTGACAGAATTGATATTGAAGATTCGGACAAAAAGCAGGCTATATGGAAAGAGGGACTATGTAAGTATATAGATAGATGCCCTATAGCAGATACAAGTTGCTTTAAACCTACACTTAAATTAGTAGAGGAAGACCATTATGTTGCTTGTGTAAAACTTTGA
- a CDS encoding beta-mannosidase: protein MEKRISLNGTWHFREANASEWYEGEVPGCVQLDLIRLGKIEDPYYRMNEIKFHKLEEKEWVYRKEFDFDVKNKDEFDAIKLIFEGIDTFADIYLNDIHLGRTQNMFIPHEFNVKDAIRYGENILEVHFDSPIKTIKAVEQTSSVKLEWSGESGRPYVRKAQYSFGWDWGPRIVQVGLWRGVYLSLVKYAEIKNPYFHTEKIEQNKAYVAINAEVESYTQKDLEAKIEIMHKDISYGKKRVKIQKGKIKASMIIDNPKLWYPNGFGEQPLYEVKITLLADEEIIDEKSFKSGIRTVRLIREKDEEGESFIFEINGVKVFAKGANWIPADNLLPRLTKEDYYEYIRLAKEANMNMLRVWGGGIYEDPAFYNACDEMGIMVWQDFMYACAQYPDQLEWFQKLAKEESEKVILSLRNHPSIVLWCGNNENNWGFHSWWDNGDPKYLGNYIYKEILPKVCAKLDPSRPYWVSSPYGGEDPNRETEGDRHQWNVWSGWVDYEEYTKDKGRFLSEFGFQSMPDWKTVLSYTSPEDRTILSPVMISHNKMVEGMERLVRFMVGHLGFPKDLKSFVYLSQFNQAEAIKTGVEHWRSRKFKTAGTLYWQFNDCWPVASWSCIDYYKRKKALYHYSKKFYAEILPYIKEEDGGITIYGISDLVHDKEVEVTIKVFKLNGEKIAEKQLKTRLIANDVTKIAHYKIEELNIGYSVKEMPIAIPGCTLPVEKNGELLDSVIYVEIIADGKTYENYKVFDKFRNLSLIEPKINYQIKNDLIVLTTDVPAFGVFIEPENDIDLSDSCLNMMPGKQYEVKFSQKPESVEVFDITQLVANI from the coding sequence ATGGAAAAGCGAATTTCTTTAAATGGAACATGGCATTTTAGAGAGGCAAATGCTAGTGAATGGTATGAAGGAGAAGTTCCAGGATGTGTTCAGCTAGATTTAATAAGACTAGGGAAAATAGAAGATCCTTATTATCGCATGAATGAAATAAAGTTTCATAAATTAGAAGAAAAAGAATGGGTTTATAGGAAAGAATTTGACTTTGATGTAAAAAACAAGGATGAATTTGACGCAATAAAGTTAATTTTTGAGGGAATAGATACTTTTGCTGATATTTATTTAAATGACATACACTTAGGAAGAACACAAAATATGTTTATACCACATGAATTCAACGTTAAGGATGCTATAAGATATGGGGAAAATATATTAGAGGTACATTTTGATTCACCTATAAAGACGATAAAAGCTGTGGAACAAACAAGTTCTGTAAAACTTGAATGGTCAGGAGAAAGTGGCAGGCCTTATGTGAGAAAAGCACAATATTCATTCGGATGGGATTGGGGTCCAAGGATAGTCCAGGTAGGCCTTTGGAGAGGCGTGTATTTGTCTTTAGTAAAATATGCAGAGATAAAAAATCCATATTTCCATACAGAAAAAATTGAGCAAAACAAAGCTTACGTGGCAATAAATGCAGAAGTTGAAAGTTATACGCAAAAAGATCTTGAAGCTAAAATAGAAATAATGCATAAAGACATTTCATATGGGAAGAAGCGAGTAAAAATTCAGAAGGGCAAGATAAAAGCCTCAATGATTATAGACAATCCTAAATTGTGGTACCCAAATGGATTTGGAGAACAGCCTCTTTATGAAGTGAAAATAACACTTTTAGCGGATGAAGAAATAATAGATGAAAAAAGTTTTAAAAGCGGAATAAGGACAGTTAGATTAATAAGAGAAAAAGATGAAGAAGGAGAAAGTTTTATTTTTGAAATAAACGGTGTAAAAGTTTTTGCAAAAGGAGCCAATTGGATACCAGCTGACAACTTATTACCTAGATTGACCAAAGAAGATTATTACGAATATATAAGACTTGCAAAAGAAGCGAATATGAACATGCTACGAGTATGGGGAGGAGGGATATATGAAGATCCAGCATTTTATAATGCCTGTGATGAGATGGGCATAATGGTATGGCAGGATTTTATGTATGCCTGTGCCCAATACCCTGACCAACTTGAATGGTTTCAAAAATTAGCAAAAGAAGAATCCGAGAAAGTCATATTAAGTCTTAGAAATCATCCTTCAATTGTATTGTGGTGTGGGAATAATGAAAACAATTGGGGATTTCACTCCTGGTGGGATAATGGAGATCCAAAATATTTGGGCAATTACATTTATAAGGAAATATTACCTAAAGTGTGTGCAAAATTAGATCCGTCAAGGCCTTATTGGGTATCAAGTCCTTATGGAGGAGAAGATCCAAATAGAGAAACTGAAGGCGATAGGCATCAATGGAATGTGTGGAGTGGATGGGTAGACTATGAAGAGTACACAAAAGATAAGGGCAGATTTCTTAGTGAATTTGGATTCCAATCAATGCCAGATTGGAAAACAGTACTTTCTTACACATCTCCTGAAGATAGGACAATACTGAGTCCAGTTATGATTTCTCACAACAAAATGGTTGAAGGAATGGAAAGATTAGTAAGGTTTATGGTAGGACACTTAGGATTTCCTAAAGACCTTAAAAGCTTTGTTTACTTAAGTCAATTTAACCAAGCAGAGGCTATAAAAACAGGTGTAGAACATTGGAGGTCAAGAAAATTTAAGACAGCAGGGACATTGTACTGGCAGTTTAATGACTGCTGGCCTGTAGCTAGCTGGTCTTGTATTGATTATTACAAGAGGAAAAAAGCATTGTATCACTATTCAAAGAAATTTTATGCAGAAATTTTACCATACATAAAAGAGGAAGATGGGGGTATCACAATCTATGGCATAAGTGATTTGGTGCATGATAAAGAAGTAGAGGTAACTATAAAAGTTTTCAAACTAAATGGTGAAAAAATTGCAGAGAAACAGTTAAAAACGAGATTAATAGCAAATGACGTTACAAAAATAGCTCACTATAAAATTGAGGAATTAAATATTGGGTACAGTGTAAAGGAAATGCCTATAGCAATACCGGGGTGTACATTGCCAGTAGAGAAAAATGGAGAACTACTAGATAGTGTTATATATGTAGAAATAATTGCTGATGGCAAGACTTATGAGAATTATAAAGTGTTTGATAAATTTAGAAATTTAAGTTTAATAGAACCCAAAATTAATTATCAAATAAAAAATGATTTAATAGTCTTAACAACAGATGTTCCAGCATTTGGAGTGTTTATAGAGCCCGAAAATGATATAGATTTATCTGACAGTTGTTTAAATATGATGCCAGGTAAACAATATGAAGTAAAATTTTCACAAAAACCCGAGAGTGTTGAAGTTTTTGACATTACTCAATTAGTAGCAAATATATAA
- a CDS encoding GH1 family beta-glucosidase yields the protein MIKFPKDFLWGTATSSYQIEGAVNEDGRTPSIWDTFSKTEGKTYNGHTGDVACDHYHRYKEDVEILKEIGVKAYRFSIAWPRIFPEEGKYNSKGMDFYKRLVDELLKKDIMPTATIYHWDLPQWAYDKGGGWLNRDSVKWYVEYATKLFEELGDVIPLWITHNEPWCASILSYGIGEHAPGHKNYREALIAAHHILLSHGEAVKAFREMNIKGSKIGITLNLTPAYPASEKEEDKLAAQYADGFANRWFLDPIFKGNYPEDMMELYSKIIGEFDFIKEGDLKTISVPIDFLGVNYYTRSIVKYNEDSMLKAENVPGPGKRTEMGWEISPESLYDLLKRLDREYTKLPMYITENGAAFKDEVTEDGRVHDDERIEYIKEHLKAAAKFIGERGNLKGYFVWSLMDNFEWAHGYSKRFGIVYVDYETQKRILKDSALWYKEVIQKNSIE from the coding sequence TTGATAAAATTTCCAAAAGATTTTCTTTGGGGAACTGCTACATCATCATACCAAATTGAAGGAGCTGTAAATGAAGATGGGAGGACTCCTTCCATATGGGATACATTTTCAAAGACAGAAGGGAAAACCTATAATGGCCACACAGGAGATGTAGCCTGTGACCATTACCACCGCTATAAGGAAGATGTAGAAATATTAAAAGAAATAGGAGTAAAAGCTTACAGATTTTCAATTGCATGGCCAAGGATTTTCCCTGAAGAAGGGAAATACAATTCAAAAGGGATGGACTTTTACAAAAGATTAGTAGATGAGTTATTGAAGAAGGACATAATGCCAACCGCGACAATTTATCATTGGGATTTACCACAATGGGCGTATGACAAAGGAGGGGGGTGGCTAAATAGGGACAGTGTAAAATGGTATGTAGAATATGCCACGAAACTATTTGAAGAATTAGGGGATGTAATACCCTTATGGATAACCCATAACGAACCATGGTGTGCATCAATATTAAGCTATGGGATAGGAGAACATGCGCCAGGGCACAAAAACTACAGAGAAGCACTAATAGCAGCTCATCATATACTACTTTCCCATGGAGAAGCAGTAAAAGCCTTCAGAGAAATGAATATAAAAGGGAGTAAAATTGGTATAACACTAAACTTAACCCCTGCATATCCTGCCAGTGAAAAAGAAGAAGACAAATTAGCAGCCCAATATGCTGACGGATTTGCTAACAGATGGTTTTTAGATCCAATATTCAAAGGCAATTATCCAGAGGATATGATGGAATTATATAGTAAAATAATTGGAGAATTTGACTTTATAAAAGAAGGAGATTTAAAGACTATAAGTGTTCCGATAGATTTTCTTGGAGTCAATTATTATACAAGAAGTATTGTAAAATACAACGAAGATTCCATGCTAAAGGCAGAGAATGTACCGGGTCCAGGTAAGAGGACGGAGATGGGATGGGAGATAAGCCCAGAGTCTTTGTATGACCTTTTAAAAAGGCTAGATAGAGAATATACAAAACTGCCTATGTATATCACAGAGAATGGAGCAGCATTTAAAGATGAAGTGACAGAGGATGGACGAGTACACGACGATGAAAGAATAGAATACATTAAAGAGCACTTAAAAGCAGCAGCAAAATTTATAGGAGAAAGAGGTAACTTAAAAGGATATTTCGTATGGTCGCTGATGGACAATTTTGAATGGGCCCATGGATATTCAAAAAGATTTGGGATAGTTTATGTGGATTATGAGACGCAAAAGAGAATATTAAAAGACAGTGCATTGTGGTATAAAGAGGTAATACAGAAAAATTCTATTGAGTAG
- a CDS encoding metal ABC transporter permease, with protein MIDIFSYEFMRRAFIAGSIISIIAPLTGSFLVLRRLSQIGDTLSHVALAGVAAGILLGINPTLGSIIVVLLASFGIERLRKTYFRYSEISIAIVMSAGMAIAIILLSLSRGGAANIMNYLFGSIVSVTNTDVLLISTLGIVVVASIMLLYKELLYITFDEEAAKISGIPVSYINFFFTILVALTVALAMRIVGALLVSALMVIPAAASLRIAKSFKQTIFYAILFSFISVFSGIFLSFYLNLSPGGSIVLVSLLIMGLVSLKKR; from the coding sequence ATGATTGATATTTTTTCCTATGAATTTATGAGAAGAGCATTTATAGCCGGAAGCATTATTTCAATAATTGCACCTTTAACAGGTAGCTTTCTTGTCCTAAGACGGCTTTCACAAATAGGAGACACCCTTTCTCACGTTGCTTTAGCAGGAGTGGCAGCAGGTATTTTACTTGGAATAAATCCTACATTAGGTTCCATAATTGTAGTACTTTTAGCTTCTTTTGGAATAGAAAGACTGAGGAAGACATATTTCAGGTATTCAGAAATATCAATAGCCATAGTAATGTCTGCAGGAATGGCAATTGCCATAATTCTTTTGAGCTTATCTCGTGGCGGCGCAGCCAACATAATGAATTATCTGTTTGGAAGTATTGTGTCTGTAACAAACACTGACGTCCTTTTGATTTCAACTCTCGGTATCGTTGTAGTGGCGTCAATTATGTTGCTGTACAAAGAGTTATTGTACATCACTTTCGATGAAGAAGCCGCAAAAATTTCAGGGATACCCGTAAGCTATATCAATTTCTTCTTTACAATACTAGTAGCTTTAACTGTTGCCCTCGCCATGAGAATTGTAGGTGCGCTTTTAGTCTCAGCCCTAATGGTAATACCGGCTGCCGCAAGTTTAAGAATCGCCAAAAGCTTTAAACAGACAATATTTTATGCAATACTCTTTTCCTTTATATCAGTTTTTTCAGGAATATTTCTATCCTTTTACTTAAACTTATCCCCCGGTGGAAGTATAGTTCTCGTCTCGCTTTTAATAATGGGACTCGTTTCATTAAAGAAGAGGTAA